From Candidatus Anoxymicrobium japonicum, the proteins below share one genomic window:
- a CDS encoding two-component system response regulator, whose product MAPSVLIVDDALFMRMMIKDILSKDGFEIAGEAENGVEAVKKYAELRPDLVTMDIVMPEMDGIEAVRNIIEIDPGATVLMCSAMGQQPLVIEALEAGAKDFIIKPFQPTKVIEAVRKALYNDEG is encoded by the coding sequence ATGGCGCCATCTGTTCTCATAGTCGACGATGCCCTTTTCATGAGGATGATGATCAAAGACATCCTCTCGAAAGACGGATTCGAGATAGCGGGAGAGGCGGAGAACGGCGTGGAAGCCGTGAAAAAGTATGCCGAACTGCGCCCTGACCTTGTCACAATGGACATTGTAATGCCGGAGATGGACGGCATTGAGGCCGTGCGCAACATCATCGAAATAGACCCCGGCGCCACAGTTCTCATGTGCAGCGCCATGGGTCAGCAACCTCTCGTGATCGAGGCTCTCGAGGCGGGCGCGAAAGACTTCATAATCAAACCATTCCAGCCAACCAAGGTAATCGAAGCGGTTCGCAAAGCTCTTTACAACGACGAGGGATAG